One window of Solwaraspora sp. WMMA2056 genomic DNA carries:
- a CDS encoding response regulator transcription factor yields MVAHVLIAEDDRRQAEVLRRYLESEGHRTTVVHDGRAALDQARRLRPHLLVLDVMMPGLDGLNVCRILRRESDVLVLMLTARADEDDMLRGLDLGADDYLTKPYSPRELVARVRTLLRRVDRLPTTIDGVRRVGALAVDPARREVTLDGRPVVCTPGEFALLAAMAQQPERAFTRAQLLEHTRGVDRDSTERAIDTHMVNLRRKIEPDVRRPTYLVTVYGIGYKLRDPTNG; encoded by the coding sequence GTGGTTGCCCACGTGCTGATCGCCGAAGACGACCGGCGGCAGGCCGAGGTGCTGCGCCGCTACCTCGAGTCCGAGGGCCACCGCACCACCGTGGTCCACGACGGCCGCGCCGCTCTCGACCAGGCCCGTCGGCTACGCCCGCACCTGCTGGTGCTCGACGTGATGATGCCCGGCCTGGACGGGCTGAACGTCTGCCGGATCCTGCGCCGCGAATCCGACGTGCTGGTACTGATGCTCACCGCCCGCGCCGACGAGGACGACATGCTGCGCGGGCTGGACCTGGGCGCCGACGACTACCTGACCAAGCCGTACTCGCCGCGTGAGCTGGTGGCCCGGGTCCGGACGCTGCTGCGCCGGGTCGACCGGCTGCCGACCACGATCGACGGGGTACGGCGGGTCGGTGCGCTCGCCGTCGACCCGGCCCGCCGCGAGGTCACCCTCGACGGGCGGCCGGTGGTCTGCACCCCGGGAGAGTTCGCCCTCCTGGCCGCCATGGCGCAACAGCCGGAGCGTGCCTTCACCCGGGCGCAACTGCTGGAGCACACCCGGGGCGTGGACCGGGACTCGACCGAGCGGGCCATCGACACCCACATGGTCAACCTGCGCCGCAAGATCGAACCGGACGTACGCCGGCCGACGTACCTGGTGACGGTGTACGGCATCGGCTACAAACTCCGCGACCCCACCAATGGCTGA
- a CDS encoding HAMP domain-containing sensor histidine kinase: MAEPTGTGSAATGGARVPLRHSLVLRLLTASVLVTVCAVVATAWLTVESTTRAIEQEQGRSLADDVSIYDTLITYAVEHRDWSAVAPTVDELAARTDRRIVLLDPVTRDPVVESAPGPALRDARPSAIVDPLDLDPALAASRQESSIDTRVVGPYRLSDDERAGIRRAAEDHRSCLVDGAGLAAEVVELPGGRATVTILDAGIDRGRPLACPEPALLREPARSEVAPLAELLELTEACLGPDSANIDLAVTPTLDLRVLRASPGAPSEADARACAETSLRNQLRAYAAPPVLLYVTDATATDAGSPTVNLSTGNLLRIAGVAGLVLLLTVAVTVGVGMRLVRPLRALTEAARAPVDRQRRVPVTTRDEIGYLATALNDLAQRRDQLEQQRRAMVSDVAHELRTPLTNIRAWLEAAQDGLAPVDPRTLTLLTEEATLLQHVIDDLRDLAAADAGTFTLHPEPTFVGDVLTQVVEANQGAAATAGVTLTGTVHGDPQVVLDAVRLRQLVGNLVGNAVRHTPAGGSVTVDCAVRDDWLTIEVVDTGIGIAADDLPKLFDRFWRADASRSRRTGGSGLGLPIARQLARAHGGDITVASEPGRGTHVTVRLPARHCDPVSYR; this comes from the coding sequence ATGGCTGAGCCGACCGGCACCGGGTCGGCGGCCACCGGGGGTGCCCGGGTGCCGCTGCGGCACAGTCTGGTGCTGCGGCTGCTCACCGCGTCGGTGCTCGTGACGGTCTGCGCGGTCGTCGCCACCGCCTGGCTGACCGTGGAGTCGACGACCCGGGCGATCGAACAGGAGCAGGGCCGGTCCCTCGCCGACGACGTCAGCATCTACGACACGTTGATCACGTACGCGGTCGAGCACCGCGACTGGTCGGCCGTCGCGCCGACCGTCGACGAGTTGGCGGCCCGCACCGACCGGCGGATCGTGCTGCTCGACCCGGTGACCCGCGACCCGGTCGTCGAGTCGGCACCCGGGCCGGCGCTGCGCGACGCCCGCCCGTCAGCGATCGTCGACCCGCTCGACCTCGACCCGGCGCTCGCCGCCAGCCGCCAGGAGTCCAGCATCGACACCCGGGTCGTCGGGCCGTACCGGCTGAGCGACGACGAACGCGCCGGCATCCGCAGGGCGGCCGAGGACCACCGGAGCTGCCTGGTCGACGGGGCGGGGCTCGCCGCCGAAGTCGTCGAGCTGCCGGGCGGCCGGGCGACGGTGACGATCCTCGACGCCGGCATCGACCGTGGCCGGCCGCTGGCCTGCCCGGAGCCGGCGCTGCTGCGCGAGCCGGCACGCAGCGAGGTCGCACCCCTGGCCGAGCTGCTCGAACTCACCGAGGCCTGTCTCGGGCCCGACTCGGCGAACATCGATCTGGCTGTCACTCCGACACTGGACCTCCGGGTCCTGCGGGCCTCCCCGGGTGCGCCGTCCGAGGCCGACGCCCGCGCCTGCGCCGAGACGAGCCTACGCAACCAGCTCCGGGCGTACGCGGCACCGCCGGTGCTGCTGTACGTCACCGACGCGACGGCCACCGACGCCGGGTCGCCGACCGTCAACCTGTCCACCGGGAATCTGCTGCGGATCGCCGGCGTCGCCGGCCTGGTCCTGCTGCTCACCGTCGCGGTCACCGTCGGAGTCGGGATGCGCCTGGTCCGGCCGTTGCGGGCGCTCACCGAGGCGGCCCGTGCGCCGGTCGACCGGCAGCGCCGGGTGCCGGTCACCACCCGCGACGAGATCGGCTACCTCGCCACCGCCCTCAACGATCTGGCGCAGCGGCGGGACCAGCTGGAACAGCAGCGTCGGGCAATGGTCAGCGACGTCGCGCACGAGCTGCGTACCCCGTTGACGAACATCCGGGCCTGGTTGGAGGCCGCCCAGGACGGGCTGGCACCGGTGGATCCACGCACCCTCACCCTGCTGACCGAGGAAGCCACCCTGTTGCAGCACGTCATCGACGACCTGCGGGATCTGGCCGCCGCTGATGCCGGCACCTTCACCCTGCATCCGGAGCCGACCTTCGTCGGCGACGTCCTCACCCAGGTCGTCGAGGCCAATCAGGGGGCCGCTGCCACCGCCGGGGTCACCCTGACCGGGACGGTGCACGGCGATCCGCAGGTCGTCCTCGACGCGGTACGGCTGCGGCAACTCGTCGGCAACCTGGTGGGCAACGCTGTCCGGCACACCCCGGCCGGGGGTTCGGTCACCGTCGACTGCGCGGTACGCGACGACTGGCTGACCATCGAGGTGGTCGACACCGGAATCGGGATCGCTGCCGACGATCTGCCGAAGTTGTTCGACCGGTTCTGGCGGGCCGACGCCTCGCGCAGCCGGCGCACCGGCGGCAGCGGGCTGGGTCTGCCGATCGCCCGGCAGTTGGCCCGCGCACACGGCGGCGACATCACCGTGGCCAGCGAGCCGGGCCGGGGCACGCACGTCACCGTACGCCTCCCGGCCCGGCACTGCGATCCGGTCAGCTACCGCTGA
- a CDS encoding oxidoreductase: MTTFTAARIPDQAGRTIVVTGGNSGIGRAAARALAARDARVVLAVRDPARGRDAAATMTGDVVVRRLDLADLASVRTFAEKFTEPVDVLINNAGVMIPPLGRTADGFELQLGINHLGHFALTNLLLPRIRQRVVTISSGGHHAGKIDFDDLNWHRRRYRAFPAYAQSKLANLLFTAELHRRLTEVGSPVLATAAHPGMAATNLLGHQRRPLQRLRTVLFKALGQSDDGGALPTLYAAVADVPGGSYAGPGGLGEIRGAPKLVGRSSAARDEALARRLWTASEELTGVAFPLATTPA; the protein is encoded by the coding sequence ATGACAACATTCACCGCTGCCCGGATCCCCGACCAGGCCGGCCGGACCATCGTCGTCACCGGGGGCAACAGCGGCATCGGTCGCGCCGCCGCCCGCGCACTCGCCGCCCGGGATGCCCGGGTCGTGCTCGCCGTCCGCGACCCCGCCAGAGGTCGTGACGCCGCCGCGACAATGACCGGCGACGTGGTCGTGCGCCGGCTCGACCTCGCCGACCTCGCCTCGGTCCGCACCTTCGCCGAGAAGTTCACCGAGCCGGTCGACGTGCTGATCAACAACGCCGGGGTGATGATCCCGCCGCTGGGCCGCACGGCCGACGGATTCGAGCTGCAGCTCGGCATCAACCACCTGGGGCACTTCGCGCTCACCAACCTGCTGCTGCCCCGGATCCGCCAGCGGGTGGTCACCATCTCGTCGGGCGGCCACCACGCTGGCAAAATCGACTTCGACGACCTCAACTGGCACCGCCGCCGCTACCGGGCCTTCCCGGCGTACGCCCAGTCGAAGCTGGCGAACCTGCTGTTCACCGCGGAGCTGCACCGTCGCCTGACCGAGGTGGGCTCGCCGGTGCTGGCCACCGCCGCGCACCCCGGCATGGCGGCCACCAACCTTCTCGGGCACCAACGCCGCCCACTGCAGCGGTTGCGTACGGTGTTGTTCAAGGCGCTCGGGCAGAGCGACGACGGCGGCGCGCTGCCCACGCTCTACGCGGCGGTGGCGGACGTCCCCGGCGGCAGCTACGCCGGACCGGGTGGCCTTGGGGAGATCCGTGGCGCGCCCAAACTCGTCGGCCGATCGTCGGCCGCCCGCGACGAAGCGCTGGCCCGCCGACTCTGGACAGCTTCCGAGGAACTGACCGGCGTGGCCTTCCCGCTCGCCACGACACCGGCCTGA
- a CDS encoding TetR/AcrR family transcriptional regulator — protein MPAYHHGNLRTTLLAAAERSLRQHGAGQLSLRELAREAGVSHAAPRRHFADRQALLDALAEAGFARLGTELRAAIDAAGKQFRPRLQAMAAAYLRFATEDAALLELMFAAKHQTGADQLVEAAAAPIGLMQDLIEEGQTQGHLAPGDPQRVGVVLLATLQGIAALINGNLVPTELLDGILETAVDQFIRGARPG, from the coding sequence GTGCCCGCGTACCACCACGGAAACCTGCGGACGACGCTGCTCGCCGCCGCCGAACGCAGCCTGCGCCAGCACGGCGCGGGCCAGCTCTCGCTGCGCGAGCTGGCCCGCGAGGCCGGCGTCAGCCACGCCGCCCCGCGGCGGCACTTCGCCGACCGGCAGGCGTTGCTGGACGCACTGGCCGAGGCCGGATTCGCCCGGCTGGGCACCGAACTCCGCGCGGCGATCGACGCCGCCGGGAAGCAGTTCAGGCCGCGACTGCAGGCCATGGCGGCCGCCTACCTCCGGTTCGCCACCGAGGACGCCGCACTGCTGGAGCTGATGTTCGCCGCCAAGCACCAGACCGGCGCCGATCAGCTCGTCGAAGCCGCCGCCGCGCCGATCGGGCTGATGCAGGACCTCATCGAGGAAGGGCAGACGCAGGGCCACCTGGCCCCGGGCGACCCGCAACGGGTGGGCGTCGTGCTGCTCGCGACGTTGCAGGGCATCGCCGCTCTGATCAACGGCAACCTGGTCCCCACCGAACTGCTCGACGGGATCCTGGAGACGGCCGTCGACCAGTTCATCCGAGGAGCACGGCCCGGCTGA
- a CDS encoding aldo/keto reductase: MTYENSPTTTTTVPSTPAPASPLVLGAMMFGTRIDEETSFALLDRFVERGGEWIDTADCYAFWASQDGRGGDSERVVGRWLAARPGVRQRVRIATKVGAEPLWAGSWPRVRAGLSRHAVADAFAGSLDRLGVDSVDLLWLHQEDRAAPIEETVDAVAALVASGAVRRVGASNHPAWRVERARAHAAATGTRPIDALQLNATYLRARPGTLPEGVVHPFGLLSDEQRDIAEAYRMEVWAYTPLLSGAYDDPAKPIPPVYDHPGSARRLAALDDVARTTGASRGQVVLAWLVAQGIRPILGGSKPYQLDAALDGVSLDLTDEHLARLNVAG, translated from the coding sequence ATGACGTACGAGAACTCCCCGACTACCACCACCACTGTCCCGAGCACGCCGGCACCGGCCTCGCCGCTGGTCCTGGGCGCGATGATGTTCGGCACCCGGATCGACGAGGAGACCTCGTTCGCCCTGCTCGACCGGTTCGTCGAGCGGGGCGGCGAGTGGATCGACACCGCTGACTGCTACGCCTTCTGGGCCAGTCAGGACGGCCGGGGTGGCGACAGCGAACGGGTCGTCGGGCGGTGGCTCGCCGCCCGGCCCGGCGTACGGCAGCGGGTGCGCATCGCGACCAAGGTCGGTGCCGAGCCGCTGTGGGCCGGCTCGTGGCCGCGCGTGCGGGCCGGGCTCAGTCGCCACGCCGTCGCCGACGCCTTCGCCGGCAGCCTGGACCGGCTGGGCGTCGACAGCGTCGACCTGCTCTGGCTGCACCAGGAGGACCGGGCCGCCCCGATCGAGGAGACCGTCGACGCGGTCGCCGCACTGGTCGCCTCCGGTGCCGTACGCCGGGTCGGCGCGTCCAACCACCCGGCGTGGCGGGTCGAACGGGCCCGTGCCCACGCCGCCGCCACCGGTACCCGGCCGATCGACGCCCTGCAGCTGAACGCCACCTATCTGCGGGCCCGCCCCGGCACGCTGCCCGAGGGAGTGGTCCATCCGTTCGGCCTGCTCAGCGACGAGCAGCGGGACATCGCCGAGGCGTACCGGATGGAGGTGTGGGCGTACACCCCGCTGCTGTCCGGTGCCTACGACGACCCGGCCAAGCCGATCCCGCCGGTGTACGACCACCCGGGCAGCGCACGGCGGCTCGCGGCACTCGACGACGTCGCCCGGACCACCGGCGCGTCCCGTGGCCAGGTGGTGCTGGCCTGGCTGGTGGCGCAGGGCATCCGCCCGATCCTGGGCGGCAGCAAGCCGTACCAGTTGGACGCGGCGCTCGACGGCGTCTCACTGGACCTCACCGACGAGCATCTCGCCCGGCTGAATGTGGCCGGCTGA
- a CDS encoding MerR family transcriptional regulator: MTAYSPAEAAARSGFSIHTLRYYEREGILSPVARNSGGRRVYSDDDLGMLDFLRCLRDTGMPIERLRRYGELCRDPQTVPERIALLREHADAVEQQIDQLHRWRARLDEKLAWYQGQTADTTATDG, translated from the coding sequence ATGACGGCCTACTCACCCGCCGAGGCGGCGGCCCGGTCCGGCTTCTCGATCCACACTCTGCGCTACTACGAGCGGGAAGGGATCCTGTCGCCGGTCGCCCGCAACTCCGGCGGACGCCGCGTCTACAGCGACGACGACCTGGGCATGCTCGACTTCCTGCGCTGTCTGCGGGACACCGGGATGCCGATCGAACGGCTCCGCCGCTACGGCGAGCTCTGCCGCGACCCACAGACCGTCCCGGAGCGGATCGCGCTGCTCCGGGAGCATGCGGATGCGGTCGAGCAGCAGATCGACCAGTTGCACCGCTGGCGGGCCCGCCTCGACGAGAAGCTCGCCTGGTACCAGGGCCAGACGGCGGACACGACCGCGACCGACGGCTAG
- a CDS encoding DUF6244 family protein, whose product MAAAPVDGVDRDLRAMRAGIEQARTAAASAQHEAERVAGQAAAGGFSGIVAGMIQVRNALKELQAGLAGVTGTLDEAAATVVPVPRKASPAEVLATLGRAGDKLRAVQDGIGAAAAKADEVATLVARVLAGGDPGRLLGTLGTVKETLAAVRQQAGVVDESLTAAAATARQVGNPGT is encoded by the coding sequence ATGGCGGCAGCACCGGTAGATGGCGTCGACAGGGACCTGCGGGCGATGCGGGCGGGCATCGAACAGGCCCGGACGGCCGCCGCGTCGGCCCAGCACGAGGCCGAGCGGGTCGCCGGCCAGGCCGCCGCCGGCGGCTTCAGCGGCATCGTGGCCGGCATGATCCAGGTACGCAACGCGCTGAAGGAACTGCAGGCGGGTCTGGCCGGGGTCACCGGCACCCTCGACGAGGCGGCGGCCACGGTGGTGCCGGTGCCGAGGAAGGCTTCACCGGCGGAGGTGCTGGCCACGCTGGGCCGGGCCGGCGACAAGCTGCGCGCCGTCCAGGACGGCATCGGCGCAGCCGCCGCCAAGGCCGACGAGGTGGCGACGTTGGTGGCCCGGGTGTTGGCCGGCGGCGACCCGGGCCGGCTGCTCGGCACGCTCGGCACCGTCAAGGAGACCTTGGCGGCGGTACGGCAACAGGCCGGCGTCGTCGACGAGTCGCTGACCGCTGCCGCCGCCACCGCCCGCCAGGTCGGTAACCCCGGCACCTGA
- a CDS encoding DUF805 domain-containing protein translates to MNFTAAVRSVLTQYVGFSGRARRSEYWWFALFSLLVSIVTSVLDTALGTNFEDSTNGVIGVIVSLALLLPSLAVAVRRLHDTDRSGWWILIGLIPIIGWIVLLVFYVQNGTAGPNRFGPDPKDVAGFGSAV, encoded by the coding sequence ATGAACTTCACCGCCGCAGTTCGTTCTGTGCTCACCCAGTACGTCGGGTTCAGCGGGCGGGCCCGCCGCTCCGAGTACTGGTGGTTCGCCCTCTTCTCGCTCCTGGTCAGCATCGTGACCTCGGTCCTGGACACCGCCCTGGGCACCAACTTCGAGGACTCCACCAACGGCGTCATCGGCGTGATCGTCAGCCTGGCGCTGTTGCTGCCGTCGTTGGCGGTCGCCGTACGCCGGCTGCACGACACCGACCGGTCCGGCTGGTGGATCCTGATCGGGCTGATCCCGATCATCGGCTGGATCGTCCTGCTGGTGTTCTACGTGCAGAACGGCACGGCCGGCCCGAACCGCTTCGGCCCCGACCCCAAGGACGTCGCCGGGTTCGGCTCAGCCGTCTGA
- a CDS encoding DUF397 domain-containing protein, with translation MIDLSTATWRKSSRSNDQGQCVEVADATWRKSSRSNDQGHCVEVADGLGGVVGVRDSKDPSGPVLVVAPASWSAFITATKGGTLTA, from the coding sequence ATGATCGACCTGTCCACCGCCACCTGGCGCAAGAGCAGCCGCTCCAACGACCAGGGCCAGTGCGTCGAGGTGGCCGACGCCACCTGGCGCAAGAGCAGCCGATCCAACGACCAGGGCCACTGCGTCGAGGTGGCCGACGGGCTCGGCGGCGTGGTCGGCGTACGGGACTCGAAGGACCCGAGCGGCCCGGTGCTGGTGGTCGCCCCGGCCAGCTGGTCCGCCTTCATCACCGCTACCAAGGGCGGCACCCTCACAGCCTGA
- a CDS encoding helix-turn-helix transcriptional regulator: MSSALLNSSVPRRQLGRELRRLRERLARVPQTTAARELDWSATKLLRMERGEVPIRAEDVVLLCELYGADLPTIEALAALAPKTKEKGWWHDYASIPSWFELFIGLEEAAAHLREYHTGLVSGVLQTREYATAIFARSPLRLSPEIIEQRVAVRLQRAKLLTRMEPILPRFDIVLNEAVIRCPVGSGAVMAAQLRRLAEASELPNVSIRLIPFSAGIHGGSFTGGFTMLDFPAELEPTTVYVEGLTGALFLDRPDEAERYTIAFDDLTAAALGQAATRDLLARTAKEYES, from the coding sequence ATGTCCTCGGCCCTGTTGAACTCGTCGGTCCCGCGACGCCAGCTCGGTCGGGAGCTGCGTCGGCTGCGGGAGCGGCTGGCCCGGGTCCCGCAGACCACGGCGGCCCGCGAGCTGGACTGGTCGGCGACCAAGCTGCTGCGGATGGAGCGGGGCGAGGTGCCGATCCGCGCCGAGGACGTGGTGCTGCTCTGCGAGCTGTATGGCGCGGACCTGCCGACCATCGAGGCGCTGGCCGCGTTGGCTCCGAAGACGAAGGAGAAGGGCTGGTGGCACGACTACGCCAGCATCCCGTCCTGGTTCGAGCTGTTCATCGGCCTGGAGGAGGCCGCCGCCCACCTCCGCGAGTACCACACCGGCCTCGTCTCCGGCGTGCTGCAGACCCGGGAGTACGCGACGGCGATCTTCGCCCGCAGCCCGCTGCGCCTGTCGCCGGAGATCATCGAGCAGCGGGTGGCGGTGCGGCTGCAGCGCGCCAAGCTGCTCACCCGGATGGAGCCGATCCTGCCCCGGTTCGACATCGTGCTCAACGAGGCGGTGATTCGTTGCCCGGTCGGCTCCGGAGCGGTCATGGCGGCTCAGCTGCGCCGGCTGGCCGAGGCGAGCGAGCTGCCGAACGTCTCGATCCGGCTGATCCCGTTCAGCGCCGGCATCCATGGTGGATCGTTCACCGGCGGCTTCACCATGCTCGACTTCCCGGCCGAGCTGGAGCCGACCACCGTCTACGTCGAGGGCCTCACTGGTGCCCTCTTCCTGGACCGCCCGGACGAGGCCGAGCGCTATACGATTGCCTTCGATGACCTGACCGCCGCCGCGCTGGGCCAGGCCGCGACACGTGACCTCCTCGCCCGGACCGCAAAGGAGTACGAGTCATGA
- a CDS encoding type II toxin-antitoxin system PemK/MazF family toxin: MRGDVYRLRAPRDAIGHEQQGRRYAVVVQSDELHLSTTVVAPTSTSAHPYVFRPEVTVRGESTRLMLDQLRAVDTEKAIGERVGRLSPAEMVEVNRLLRAVLDIL, encoded by the coding sequence GTGCGTGGTGACGTCTACCGGCTCCGCGCTCCCCGTGACGCGATCGGTCACGAACAACAAGGCCGCCGGTACGCCGTGGTGGTGCAGTCCGACGAACTGCACCTGTCGACGACGGTGGTTGCTCCGACCTCTACGTCGGCACACCCGTATGTCTTCCGTCCTGAGGTGACTGTGCGTGGTGAGTCGACCCGGCTCATGCTGGACCAACTGCGTGCCGTCGACACCGAGAAAGCCATTGGCGAGCGTGTCGGACGACTGAGCCCCGCCGAGATGGTGGAGGTCAATCGGCTGCTACGAGCCGTACTCGACATTCTCTGA
- the fahA gene encoding fumarylacetoacetase, protein MTTCWVPGADGSPYGVQTLPYGAFRHSGGAGSPGEPGGSSRAGGQRLGVRIADFVLDLRGAEDADLILAGGALCQPTLDEFLALGRAQWTTVRRRIVELLTESEHRAAVEPLLVPLAQVDLVMPFTVGDYVDFYSSEQHASNVGQIFRPGQPLLTPNWRHLPIGYHGRAGTVVVSGTPIVRPCGQRRSSAGPVFGPSGRLDIEAEVGFVVGVPTRLGDRVPTGRFADHVFGVTLVNDWSARDIQAWEYQPLGPFLGKSFATSVSPWIVPLEALDHAWVPAPEQDPPVLDYLVESARLGLDLSIVVEWNGTKVSAPPFAGMYWTPAQQLAHLTVNGAALRTGDLYASGTVSGARRDQVGSFLELTWGGTEPIKLDDGSERTFLEDGDTVVITATAPGPAGATIGLGEVTGTVLPAS, encoded by the coding sequence GTGACGACCTGCTGGGTGCCCGGTGCCGACGGTTCACCGTACGGGGTGCAGACCCTGCCGTACGGTGCCTTCCGCCATAGCGGCGGGGCCGGCTCGCCGGGTGAGCCCGGCGGCAGCTCGCGTGCCGGCGGGCAGCGGCTCGGCGTACGGATCGCCGATTTCGTGCTCGACCTGCGCGGCGCGGAGGATGCCGACCTGATCCTCGCCGGCGGCGCCCTGTGTCAGCCGACCCTCGACGAATTCCTGGCCCTCGGCCGGGCACAGTGGACCACCGTCCGGCGGCGGATCGTCGAGCTGCTCACCGAGTCGGAGCACCGGGCGGCGGTCGAGCCGCTGCTGGTCCCGCTGGCGCAGGTCGACCTGGTCATGCCGTTCACCGTCGGCGACTACGTCGACTTCTACTCCTCCGAGCAGCACGCCAGCAACGTCGGGCAGATCTTCCGCCCCGGCCAGCCGCTGCTCACCCCGAACTGGCGGCACCTGCCGATCGGCTACCACGGCCGGGCCGGCACGGTCGTCGTCTCCGGTACGCCGATCGTGCGCCCCTGCGGGCAGCGGCGCAGCTCCGCCGGCCCGGTCTTCGGCCCGTCGGGTCGGCTCGACATCGAAGCCGAGGTGGGTTTCGTCGTCGGGGTGCCGACCCGGCTCGGCGACCGGGTGCCGACGGGCCGGTTCGCCGACCACGTCTTCGGCGTCACCCTGGTCAACGACTGGTCGGCCCGGGACATCCAGGCCTGGGAGTACCAGCCGCTGGGTCCGTTCCTCGGCAAGTCGTTCGCCACCTCGGTCAGCCCGTGGATCGTGCCGCTGGAGGCCCTCGACCATGCCTGGGTGCCTGCCCCCGAGCAGGACCCGCCGGTGCTGGACTATCTCGTTGAGTCGGCGCGCCTCGGTCTGGATCTCTCGATCGTCGTCGAGTGGAACGGCACCAAGGTCAGCGCCCCGCCGTTCGCCGGCATGTACTGGACGCCGGCGCAGCAGTTGGCCCACCTGACCGTCAACGGCGCGGCGCTGCGCACCGGTGATCTCTACGCCTCCGGCACCGTCTCCGGGGCCCGGCGTGACCAGGTCGGCTCGTTCCTGGAGCTGACCTGGGGCGGCACCGAGCCGATCAAGCTGGACGACGGCTCCGAGCGCACCTTCCTCGAAGACGGTGACACCGTCGTCATCACCGCCACCGCCCCCGGCCCGGCCGGCGCAACCATCGGCCTAGGCGAGGTCACCGGCACCGTCCTGCCCGCCTCCTGA
- a CDS encoding homogentisate 1,2-dioxygenase domain-containing protein produces the protein MPYYRSVGEIPRKRHTQFRQPDGSLYAEELMGQEGFSADSSLLYHRHLPTAIVAAETYAPPPTRRLPNHPLTPRHLRTHKLDSGHTDAVLGRAPLLANDDVRISYVVADQPSPLYRNATGDECLYVESGAARVETSFGVLGVTSGDYVVIPTSVVHRIVPVDDVPLRLLTIEATGHIGAPKRYLSQRGQFLEHSPYCERDIRGPGQPLLIDGTDVEVYVRHRQGWTRHVYAHHPFDVVGWDGHLYPWALSIHDFEPITGRLHQPPPVHQTFAGPNFVICSFVPRKVDYHPQAIPVPYNHHNVDSDEMLFYTGGNYEARRGSGIEQGSISLHPAGCTHGPQPGAVERSLGAEHFDELAVMVDTFRPLDLCDAALTVEDSGYAWTWAGNAR, from the coding sequence ATGCCCTACTACCGCAGCGTTGGCGAGATCCCCCGCAAGCGCCACACCCAGTTCCGCCAACCCGACGGCAGCCTGTACGCCGAGGAGCTGATGGGCCAGGAAGGCTTCTCCGCCGACTCGTCCCTGCTCTACCACCGGCACCTGCCCACCGCGATCGTCGCCGCCGAGACCTACGCACCACCACCGACCCGACGGCTGCCGAACCACCCGCTCACGCCACGGCACCTGCGTACCCACAAGCTCGACTCCGGACACACCGACGCCGTCCTCGGCCGAGCGCCGCTGCTCGCCAACGACGACGTACGGATCAGCTACGTCGTCGCCGACCAGCCGTCCCCGCTGTACCGCAACGCGACCGGCGACGAATGCCTGTACGTCGAGTCCGGCGCCGCCCGGGTGGAGACCAGCTTCGGGGTGCTCGGCGTCACCTCCGGCGACTACGTGGTCATCCCGACCTCGGTGGTGCACCGGATCGTGCCCGTCGACGACGTACCGCTGCGACTGCTCACCATCGAGGCGACCGGCCACATCGGAGCACCCAAGCGGTACCTGTCGCAGCGCGGCCAGTTCCTGGAACACTCGCCGTACTGTGAGCGGGACATCCGTGGACCCGGCCAGCCGCTGCTGATCGACGGCACCGACGTCGAGGTGTACGTGCGGCACCGGCAGGGCTGGACCCGGCACGTGTACGCCCACCACCCGTTCGACGTGGTCGGCTGGGACGGCCACCTCTACCCGTGGGCGTTGAGCATCCACGACTTCGAGCCGATCACCGGCCGGCTGCACCAGCCGCCACCGGTGCACCAGACCTTCGCCGGCCCGAACTTCGTGATCTGCTCGTTCGTGCCCCGCAAGGTCGACTACCACCCGCAGGCCATCCCGGTGCCGTACAACCACCACAACGTCGACTCCGACGAGATGCTGTTCTACACCGGCGGCAACTACGAGGCGCGGCGCGGCTCCGGCATCGAACAGGGCTCCATCTCGCTGCACCCGGCCGGCTGCACCCACGGGCCGCAACCCGGGGCCGTCGAACGCTCACTCGGTGCCGAGCACTTCGACGAACTCGCCGTGATGGTCGACACCTTCCGACCGCTGGACCTGTGCGACGCCGCCCTGACGGTCGAGGACAGCGGGTACGCCTGGACCTGGGCGGGCAATGCCCGCTGA